The Theropithecus gelada isolate Dixy chromosome X, Tgel_1.0, whole genome shotgun sequence genome includes a window with the following:
- the XG gene encoding glycoprotein Xg isoform X4 translates to MTPVKPTKKPNSDIYPKPKPPSYPQPENPNSGGNIYPRPKPHPQPQPGNPGNSGGSYFNDVDRDDGRYPPRPRPPAGGGGGGYSSYDNSGNTHGRRGYRPNSRYGNTYGGDHHSTYGNPEGNMVAKIVSPIVSVVVVTLLGAAASYFKLNNGRNCFRTREPENV, encoded by the exons ATATCTACCCAAAGCCGAAACCACCTTCCTACCCACAGCCCGAGAATCCCAACAGCGGTGGAA ATATCTACCCAAGGCCAAAGCCACATCCTCAACCCCAGCCTGGCAATCCCGGCAACAGTGGAGGta GTTACTTCAATGATGTGGACCGTGATGACGGACGCTACCCGCCCAGGCCCAGGCCGCCTGCAG GAGGTGGCGGCGGTGGCTACTCCAGTTATGACAACTCCGGCAACACACATG GAAGACGGGGCTATAGACCCAACTCTCGTTATGGAAATACTTATG GTGGAGATCACCATTCAACGTATGGCAATCCAGAAG GCAATATGGTAGCAAAAATCGTGTCTCCCATCGTATCTGTGGTGGTGGTGACACTGCTGGGAGCAGCAGCCAGTTATTTCAAACTAAACAATGGGAGAAATTGTTTCAGGACCCGTG AACCAGAAAATGTCTGA